The following are from one region of the Vulpes vulpes isolate BD-2025 chromosome 14, VulVul3, whole genome shotgun sequence genome:
- the BST1 gene encoding ADP-ribosyl cyclase/cyclic ADP-ribose hydrolase 2 isoform X1, with protein MATLGLASSLPLLLLVIAGAGGARWRGEGTTPHLQSIILGRCAEHVALLNPEQGEKNCTAIWEAFKVVLDKDPCSVFPSDYDLFINLSRHSIPTDKSLFWENNHLLVTSYAENARRFVPLCSVLYGRMGDFLSWCRQENASGLDYQSCPTSEDCENNPVDSFWKRASMQYSRDSSGVIYVMLNGSEPTGAYPVKGFFADFEIPYFQKDKITRIEIWVMHEIGRPKVESCGEGSVKILEERLKEMGFQYSCINDHLPVKLLKCVDHSTHPDCALKSAAASIQREVPPLWSEYGGSLITPFLVALASAIQM; from the exons ATGGCAACCCTGGGGCTCGCGTCTTCGCTaccgctgctgctgctggtgatcGCGGGCGCTGGGGGCGCCCGATGGCGCGGGGAGGGCACCACCCCGCACCTGCAGAGCATCATCCTGGGCCGCTGCGCGGAGCACGTCGCCCTGCTGAACCCGGAGCAGGG GGAAAAGAACTGCACAGCTATCTGGGAAGCCTTTAAAGTGGTGCTGGATAAGGATCCCTGTTCCGTATTTCCCTCAGACTATGACCTTTTTATTAACCTCTCCAGACATTCCATTCCCACAGACAAG tcCCTGTTCTGGGAAAACAACCACCTTCTTGTCACTAGTTATGCAGAGAATGCCCGTCGCTTTGTGCCTCTGTGCAGTGTTCTCTACGGCAGGATGGGTGACTTTCTGAGCTGGTGTCGACAGGAAAATGCCTCTG GACTCGATTACCAGTCCTGCCCTACATCAGAAGATTGTGAAAACAACCCTGTGGATTCTTTCTGGAAAAGGGCATCTATGCAG TATTCAAGGGATAGTTCTGGGGTCATCTATGTCATGCTGAATGGTTCAGAGCCAACAGGAGCCTATCCTGTTAAAGG tttttttgCAGATTTTGAAATTCCCTACTTCCAAAAGGATAAAATCACACGAATTGAGATCTGGGTTATGCATGAAATCGGAAGACCAAAAGT ggAATCCTGTGGAGAAGGCAGTGtgaaaatcctggaagagagacTGAAGGAAATGGGTTTTCAGTACAGCTGTATTAATGATCACCT ACCAGTGAAGCTCTTGAAGTGTGTAGACCACAGCACTCATCCTGACTGTGCCTTGAAATC AGCAGCAGCATCTATTCAAAGAGAAGTCCCACCTCTCTGGTCAGAATATGGTGGCAGCCTTATCACTCCTTTCTTAGTGGCTCTGGCTTCAGCTATTCAAATGTAA
- the BST1 gene encoding ADP-ribosyl cyclase/cyclic ADP-ribose hydrolase 2 isoform X2: MATLGLASSLPLLLLVIAGAGGARWRGEGTTPHLQSIILGRCAEHVALLNPEQGEKNCTAIWEAFKVVLDKDPCSVFPSDYDLFINLSRHSIPTDKSLFWENNHLLVTSYAENARRFVPLCSVLYGRMGDFLSWCRQENASGLDYQSCPTSEDCENNPVDSFWKRASMQYSRDSSGVIYVMLNGSEPTGAYPVKGFFADFEIPYFQKDKITRIEIWVMHEIGRPKVESCGEGSVKILEERLKEMGFQYSCINDHLPVKLLKCVDHSTHPDCALKSHWKERDRCREKRKKYTVTYWDQPGHHLPGLLSRP; the protein is encoded by the exons ATGGCAACCCTGGGGCTCGCGTCTTCGCTaccgctgctgctgctggtgatcGCGGGCGCTGGGGGCGCCCGATGGCGCGGGGAGGGCACCACCCCGCACCTGCAGAGCATCATCCTGGGCCGCTGCGCGGAGCACGTCGCCCTGCTGAACCCGGAGCAGGG GGAAAAGAACTGCACAGCTATCTGGGAAGCCTTTAAAGTGGTGCTGGATAAGGATCCCTGTTCCGTATTTCCCTCAGACTATGACCTTTTTATTAACCTCTCCAGACATTCCATTCCCACAGACAAG tcCCTGTTCTGGGAAAACAACCACCTTCTTGTCACTAGTTATGCAGAGAATGCCCGTCGCTTTGTGCCTCTGTGCAGTGTTCTCTACGGCAGGATGGGTGACTTTCTGAGCTGGTGTCGACAGGAAAATGCCTCTG GACTCGATTACCAGTCCTGCCCTACATCAGAAGATTGTGAAAACAACCCTGTGGATTCTTTCTGGAAAAGGGCATCTATGCAG TATTCAAGGGATAGTTCTGGGGTCATCTATGTCATGCTGAATGGTTCAGAGCCAACAGGAGCCTATCCTGTTAAAGG tttttttgCAGATTTTGAAATTCCCTACTTCCAAAAGGATAAAATCACACGAATTGAGATCTGGGTTATGCATGAAATCGGAAGACCAAAAGT ggAATCCTGTGGAGAAGGCAGTGtgaaaatcctggaagagagacTGAAGGAAATGGGTTTTCAGTACAGCTGTATTAATGATCACCT ACCAGTGAAGCTCTTGAAGTGTGTAGACCACAGCACTCATCCTGACTGTGCCTTGAAATC ccattggaaagagagagacagatgcagagagaaaaggaagaaatatacaGTCACCTACTGGGACCAGCCCGGCCATCACCTACCTGGATTACTGAGTAGACCCTAA
- the BST1 gene encoding ADP-ribosyl cyclase/cyclic ADP-ribose hydrolase 2 isoform X4, which yields MATLGLASSLPLLLLVIAGAGGARWRGEGTTPHLQSIILGRCAEHVALLNPEQGEKNCTAIWEAFKVVLDKDPCSVFPSDYDLFINLSRHSIPTDKSLFWENNHLLVTSYAENARRFVPLCSVLYGRMGDFLSWCRQENASGLDYQSCPTSEDCENNPVDSFWKRASMQYSRDSSGVIYVMLNGSEPTGAYPVKGFFADFEIPYFQKDKITRIEIWVMHEIGRPKVESCGEGSVKILEERLKEMGFQYSCINDHLPVKLLKCVDHSTHPDCALKSSSPGTQELRKGTTCS from the exons ATGGCAACCCTGGGGCTCGCGTCTTCGCTaccgctgctgctgctggtgatcGCGGGCGCTGGGGGCGCCCGATGGCGCGGGGAGGGCACCACCCCGCACCTGCAGAGCATCATCCTGGGCCGCTGCGCGGAGCACGTCGCCCTGCTGAACCCGGAGCAGGG GGAAAAGAACTGCACAGCTATCTGGGAAGCCTTTAAAGTGGTGCTGGATAAGGATCCCTGTTCCGTATTTCCCTCAGACTATGACCTTTTTATTAACCTCTCCAGACATTCCATTCCCACAGACAAG tcCCTGTTCTGGGAAAACAACCACCTTCTTGTCACTAGTTATGCAGAGAATGCCCGTCGCTTTGTGCCTCTGTGCAGTGTTCTCTACGGCAGGATGGGTGACTTTCTGAGCTGGTGTCGACAGGAAAATGCCTCTG GACTCGATTACCAGTCCTGCCCTACATCAGAAGATTGTGAAAACAACCCTGTGGATTCTTTCTGGAAAAGGGCATCTATGCAG TATTCAAGGGATAGTTCTGGGGTCATCTATGTCATGCTGAATGGTTCAGAGCCAACAGGAGCCTATCCTGTTAAAGG tttttttgCAGATTTTGAAATTCCCTACTTCCAAAAGGATAAAATCACACGAATTGAGATCTGGGTTATGCATGAAATCGGAAGACCAAAAGT ggAATCCTGTGGAGAAGGCAGTGtgaaaatcctggaagagagacTGAAGGAAATGGGTTTTCAGTACAGCTGTATTAATGATCACCT ACCAGTGAAGCTCTTGAAGTGTGTAGACCACAGCACTCATCCTGACTGTGCCTTGAAATC
- the BST1 gene encoding ADP-ribosyl cyclase/cyclic ADP-ribose hydrolase 2 isoform X3: MATLGLASSLPLLLLVIAGAGGARWRGEGTTPHLQSIILGRCAEHVALLNPEQGEKNCTAIWEAFKVVLDKDPCSVFPSDYDLFINLSRHSIPTDKSLFWENNHLLVTSYAENARRFVPLCSVLYGRMGDFLSWCRQENASGLDYQSCPTSEDCENNPVDSFWKRASMQYSRDSSGVIYVMLNGSEPTGAYPVKGFFADFEIPYFQKDKITRIEIWVMHEIGRPKVESCGEGSVKILEERLKEMGFQYSCINDHLPVKLLKCVDHSTHPDCALKSHGEREAEGEAGSLKRPRCGT, encoded by the exons ATGGCAACCCTGGGGCTCGCGTCTTCGCTaccgctgctgctgctggtgatcGCGGGCGCTGGGGGCGCCCGATGGCGCGGGGAGGGCACCACCCCGCACCTGCAGAGCATCATCCTGGGCCGCTGCGCGGAGCACGTCGCCCTGCTGAACCCGGAGCAGGG GGAAAAGAACTGCACAGCTATCTGGGAAGCCTTTAAAGTGGTGCTGGATAAGGATCCCTGTTCCGTATTTCCCTCAGACTATGACCTTTTTATTAACCTCTCCAGACATTCCATTCCCACAGACAAG tcCCTGTTCTGGGAAAACAACCACCTTCTTGTCACTAGTTATGCAGAGAATGCCCGTCGCTTTGTGCCTCTGTGCAGTGTTCTCTACGGCAGGATGGGTGACTTTCTGAGCTGGTGTCGACAGGAAAATGCCTCTG GACTCGATTACCAGTCCTGCCCTACATCAGAAGATTGTGAAAACAACCCTGTGGATTCTTTCTGGAAAAGGGCATCTATGCAG TATTCAAGGGATAGTTCTGGGGTCATCTATGTCATGCTGAATGGTTCAGAGCCAACAGGAGCCTATCCTGTTAAAGG tttttttgCAGATTTTGAAATTCCCTACTTCCAAAAGGATAAAATCACACGAATTGAGATCTGGGTTATGCATGAAATCGGAAGACCAAAAGT ggAATCCTGTGGAGAAGGCAGTGtgaaaatcctggaagagagacTGAAGGAAATGGGTTTTCAGTACAGCTGTATTAATGATCACCT ACCAGTGAAGCTCTTGAAGTGTGTAGACCACAGCACTCATCCTGACTGTGCCTTGAAATC